One genomic segment of Paenibacillus sp. FSL H8-0332 includes these proteins:
- a CDS encoding WecB/TagA/CpsF family glycosyltransferase, which translates to MKAESTLPTVPIFGIRVSKADMKTTVSYLTEAVHKREPHQVITANPIMVMAALENPSYMEIMKSAELVVPDGTGVVWAAKYCHEPVAERVAGFDLLHELLHQGESYNWRVYLLGSTPEVIRETASRLQTRYPGIVIAGYHDGYFGPAEDEQIVGGILETKPDLLFVARGADSQEPWIAKYKSRLQIPVMMGVGGSFDVISGKSRRAPVAFQKLRAEWLYRLLKEPTRYKRMLALPKFAVKVVREKDKVTKDK; encoded by the coding sequence GTGAAAGCAGAAAGTACATTACCTACAGTGCCTATTTTTGGCATACGAGTATCTAAGGCGGATATGAAGACCACCGTATCCTATTTGACGGAGGCGGTTCATAAGCGTGAACCTCATCAGGTAATTACTGCCAATCCGATTATGGTCATGGCGGCGCTGGAGAATCCGTCTTATATGGAGATTATGAAATCAGCAGAGCTTGTAGTTCCTGACGGGACTGGAGTGGTCTGGGCAGCGAAATATTGTCATGAGCCTGTAGCAGAGCGTGTAGCGGGTTTTGATCTTTTACATGAATTATTGCACCAAGGCGAAAGCTACAACTGGCGGGTCTATTTGCTCGGTTCAACCCCTGAGGTGATTCGCGAGACGGCTTCCCGGTTACAAACAAGATATCCCGGTATTGTCATCGCTGGATATCATGACGGGTATTTTGGTCCGGCAGAGGATGAACAAATTGTGGGTGGAATCCTTGAAACGAAGCCTGACCTGCTCTTTGTCGCCAGAGGGGCGGACAGTCAGGAGCCATGGATCGCCAAATACAAATCCCGGCTGCAGATCCCGGTGATGATGGGTGTTGGCGGGAGCTTTGATGTGATCTCCGGCAAGAGCCGCCGTGCCCCTGTTGCCTTCCAGAAATTAAGGGCAGAATGGTTATACCGGCTGCTCAAGGAACCCACGCGTTACAAAAGAATGCTTGCGCTGCCGAAATTCGCAGTAAAAGTGGTGCGAGAGAAAGATAAAGTAACAAAAGATAAGTGA
- the csaB gene encoding polysaccharide pyruvyl transferase CsaB: MVTAAQKIIISGFYGFHNSGDEAVLQSILNAVRKQSQASGLTLEPVVLSIDPEWTAATYGVESVHRMKLGEVRRAISESAGLISGGGSLLQDVTSSKTIPYYLGIIKLAQWMGKPTFIYAQGIGPVNRKLFHPLIKSIFRKCAYISVRDEQSRLLLQSMGLNIEDIDVVPDPVMGLELPEDMQTEQHAEADPVAGDTPNSGLQGAPATVGVSVRFWEQSRQELDALAEGLVKASAEQPLHVHFLPFHHSADNEASRYVMQKMGRRIEDNGGSVTIREDALHPLQMLREVSQCQALIGMRLHSLIYAAGQRVPVMGVSYDPKIDHFLERVACKPVGKTDTLEADTVAAGLLELLRSGESWKQEREPLIAALTQEAETPARRIAQYFGHKG; encoded by the coding sequence ATGGTCACCGCTGCTCAAAAAATTATAATCTCCGGTTTTTACGGCTTCCACAACAGCGGAGACGAAGCTGTTCTGCAGTCCATTCTGAATGCTGTACGCAAGCAGTCCCAGGCCTCGGGATTAACACTGGAGCCTGTGGTATTATCGATTGATCCGGAGTGGACGGCAGCCACATACGGTGTGGAATCCGTCCACCGGATGAAGCTGGGAGAGGTGCGCAGAGCCATATCGGAAAGTGCGGGTCTGATCAGCGGCGGGGGCAGCCTGCTCCAGGATGTAACAAGCAGCAAGACCATTCCGTATTACTTGGGCATCATCAAGCTGGCTCAGTGGATGGGGAAGCCGACATTTATCTATGCCCAGGGGATCGGCCCGGTGAACCGGAAGCTGTTTCATCCGCTGATTAAATCCATTTTCCGTAAATGTGCTTATATCTCCGTGCGGGATGAACAATCCCGCCTGCTGCTTCAGTCTATGGGACTTAACATTGAAGATATAGATGTTGTGCCCGACCCGGTTATGGGTCTGGAATTGCCTGAGGATATGCAGACAGAACAACATGCAGAAGCAGATCCGGTAGCTGGAGATACACCCAATTCCGGGCTGCAAGGTGCGCCCGCTACTGTAGGGGTCTCCGTGCGCTTCTGGGAGCAGTCCCGCCAAGAGCTGGACGCGTTGGCCGAAGGCCTGGTGAAGGCTTCTGCGGAGCAGCCGCTACATGTTCACTTTCTGCCCTTCCATCATTCTGCGGACAATGAGGCTTCCCGCTATGTGATGCAGAAGATGGGCCGGAGAATAGAAGACAATGGGGGATCGGTAACGATCCGTGAAGATGCGCTTCATCCGCTGCAAATGCTGCGGGAGGTGAGCCAGTGCCAGGCGCTTATAGGTATGCGGCTGCACAGCCTTATCTATGCTGCGGGACAGCGTGTCCCGGTAATGGGTGTCTCTTATGATCCGAAGATCGATCATTTTCTTGAACGGGTTGCCTGTAAGCCGGTGGGTAAGACAGATACGCTGGAGGCAGACACGGTGGCTGCCGGGCTTCTGGAGCTGCTGAGGTCAGGAGAGAGCTGGAAGCAGGAGCGGGAGCCACTGATTGCGGCACTGACCCAAGAGGCTGAGACTCCGGCCCGGAGAATCGCCCAATATTTCGGCCATAAAGGATGA
- a CDS encoding DUF5693 family protein — MQQKWQRWNIASRKWLWIIMVVGLISALPVVYDRLQTEKSSKTVEFVFDYRDLVEVASYRQNPQDYINEQLDRLKTAGVQSMAIYENTLEDFRKARRLMIWGASDIANLTDTVIPENENYTYVLFTSAKNSEMLSPVIRDAFSSLDIRTEEWNYRGQQGLIIETPLENATLKPLQPDPITLEMLHDKGFSIVPRLVDSLAYNQDAVKKLLDRYAELGVKRILFEGESVKGYSDDADTASLTAFANLLKQHGMGIAAIENIKVQQKGFSKLAYMLDYNVTRLYSLSEADSSLKTEVIADRFALGTKDRNIRMIYLNTIPSRDTKKAAITDTLDNLIESLSGPEGAVAKIESNGFKLGQATAFDVADSSFQRYFKLIAVIGAVAMVALLFSYFIPWLTLPVWILGLVGSAGLLILKPTLFEQALALAVAISAPTLAIVLAIRKINEMGPPLRANPLTFAVMSPRRRLTHSLVLYVRTALITFSAVPFVIALLNNITYALVLDQFRGVSLLHLAPIGLTALYVLLYRGEFAFNKTGKLLRTPITLAMVIAAGVLGIVGMYYLSRTGNAGSVSGPEKLLRTFLENTVGVRPRNKEFLLAHPLLILGAFLAYKYRSAAFIMIIAVIGQLSMVDTFAHIHSPVLISLVRGLLGLGLGLIIGIIAVGVWQIAEGCWKRWSPLLKKL, encoded by the coding sequence GTGCAGCAGAAATGGCAACGCTGGAATATAGCATCACGCAAGTGGTTATGGATTATTATGGTGGTTGGTCTGATCAGTGCGCTTCCGGTCGTATATGACCGTCTACAGACAGAGAAGTCTTCCAAAACGGTTGAGTTTGTCTTTGATTACCGCGATCTGGTTGAGGTTGCGAGCTACCGGCAGAATCCGCAGGATTACATCAACGAGCAGCTGGACCGGCTGAAGACTGCCGGTGTTCAGAGTATGGCTATCTACGAGAATACACTGGAGGATTTCCGCAAGGCGCGCCGCCTGATGATCTGGGGAGCGTCTGATATCGCCAATCTTACTGATACTGTGATTCCGGAGAATGAGAACTATACATATGTCCTCTTTACCAGTGCGAAGAACAGTGAAATGCTCTCACCGGTTATCCGCGATGCCTTCAGTAGTCTGGACATCCGGACGGAAGAGTGGAACTACCGCGGACAGCAGGGGCTGATCATCGAGACTCCGCTGGAGAATGCAACGCTCAAGCCGCTGCAGCCGGACCCGATCACGCTGGAAATGCTGCACGATAAGGGCTTCAGCATTGTGCCCCGGCTTGTAGACTCTCTGGCGTACAATCAGGATGCCGTGAAAAAGCTGCTGGACCGTTACGCAGAGCTTGGCGTCAAGCGGATTCTTTTTGAAGGCGAGTCGGTTAAGGGTTACTCCGATGATGCGGATACGGCCAGTCTGACAGCCTTCGCTAATCTCCTGAAGCAGCACGGGATGGGGATTGCAGCTATCGAGAATATTAAAGTTCAACAGAAGGGCTTCTCCAAGCTGGCCTATATGCTGGACTACAACGTGACTCGCCTGTATTCACTCAGTGAGGCGGATTCCAGCCTGAAGACTGAAGTGATTGCAGACCGGTTCGCACTGGGGACGAAAGACCGCAATATCCGCATGATCTATCTGAATACGATTCCCTCGAGAGATACCAAGAAGGCTGCCATTACAGATACGCTGGATAATCTGATTGAGAGTCTCAGCGGACCTGAGGGTGCGGTGGCCAAGATTGAGTCTAATGGCTTCAAGCTTGGACAAGCTACAGCGTTTGATGTGGCCGACTCCTCCTTCCAGCGTTATTTCAAGCTGATTGCAGTGATCGGAGCCGTGGCTATGGTTGCCCTGCTGTTCTCCTACTTCATTCCTTGGCTTACTCTGCCTGTATGGATACTTGGACTGGTAGGTAGCGCCGGGCTGCTGATTCTGAAGCCGACATTATTTGAGCAGGCGCTGGCACTTGCCGTAGCCATAAGTGCGCCTACCTTGGCAATAGTGCTGGCTATCCGCAAAATTAATGAGATGGGCCCGCCTTTACGCGCCAATCCGTTAACCTTTGCCGTAATGAGCCCGCGCCGCCGGCTGACGCACAGTCTGGTCCTGTATGTCAGAACTGCGTTAATTACATTCAGTGCGGTGCCTTTCGTCATTGCACTGCTGAATAATATTACCTACGCCCTGGTACTGGATCAGTTCCGCGGTGTAAGTCTGCTGCATTTGGCCCCGATCGGGCTTACCGCACTGTATGTCCTCTTGTACCGTGGAGAGTTTGCCTTTAACAAGACCGGCAAGCTGCTGCGGACGCCGATAACACTCGCTATGGTCATTGCCGCCGGTGTACTGGGTATCGTAGGAATGTACTATTTAAGCCGGACAGGGAATGCCGGAAGTGTAAGTGGACCGGAGAAGCTCCTGCGCACCTTCCTGGAGAACACCGTCGGGGTAAGACCGCGCAACAAGGAGTTCCTGCTGGCGCATCCGCTCCTGATCCTCGGTGCATTCTTGGCCTATAAATACCGGAGTGCGGCCTTCATCATGATTATTGCAGTCATCGGCCAGCTGTCTATGGTGGATACCTTTGCCCATATTCATTCGCCTGTGCTGATCTCGCTGGTTCGCGGACTTCTTGGTCTGGGACTCGGCCTGATTATCGGTATTATCGCTGTTGGGGTATGGCAGATTGCGGAAGGGTGTTGGAAACGATGGTCACCGCTGCTCAAAAAATTATAA